A region of Mugil cephalus isolate CIBA_MC_2020 chromosome 3, CIBA_Mcephalus_1.1, whole genome shotgun sequence DNA encodes the following proteins:
- the asb7 gene encoding ankyrin repeat and SOCS box protein 7 isoform X2, which yields MNILIPKCDRMLNHHCRRNPELHEELQIQAAVAAGDVCTVRRMLEQGYSPKIRDANGWTLLHFSAAKGKERCVRVFLEHGADPTVKDFIGGFTALHYAAMHGRARIARLMLESEFRSDIINAKSNDGWTPLHVAAHYGRDSFVRLLLEFRAEVDPLSDKGTTPLQLAIIRERSSCVRILLDHSANIDIQNGFLLRYAVIKGNHSYCRMFLQRGADTNLGRLEDGQTPLHLSALRDDVLCAQMLYTYGADTNTRNYEGQTPVAVSVSMSGISRPCLDFLQEVTRQPRTLQDLCRIKIRHCIGLQSLKFLEDLPIAKVMKDYLKHKFDSV from the exons ATGAACATTCTCATTCCGAAATGTGACAGGATGCTGAACCATCACTGCAGAAGGAACCCTGAGCTTCATGAGGAGCTGCAGATCCaggcagcagtggcagcagggGATGTCTGCACAGTCAGGAGAATGCTAGAACAAGGATACTCACCTAAGATCCGCGATGCCAATGGCTGGACACTGCTCCACTTCTCTGCTGCCAAAGGGAAAGAGAGATGTGTTCGAGTCTTTCTTGAACATGGAG CCGACCCTACAGTGAAGGACTTTATTGGTGGTTTCACAGCACTTCACTATGCTGCTATGCATGGCAGAGCACGCATTGCCCGACTGATGCTGGAGTCGGAGTTTCGTAGTGACATTATAAATGCCAAAAGCAATGATGGCTGGACACCGCTTCATGTGGCCGCCCACTACGGCCGAGACTCGTTTGTACGCCTCCTCCTTGAGTTCAGGGCCGAGGTGGACCCGTTGAGCGACAAAGGGACCACGCCATTACAGCTGGCCATCATCCGTGAGCGCTCCAGCTGCGTGCGGATCCTCCTGGACCACAGTGCCAACATTGACATTCAAAATGGCTTCCTGCTGCGATACGCCGTCATCAAAGGCAATCACTCATACTGCCGAATGTTCCTGCAGAGGGGAGCAGACACTAATCTTGGACGTCTTGAAGATGGCCAGACTCCTCTGCATCTGTCAGCCCTTAGGGATGACGTGCTATGTGCCCAGATGCTCTACACATACGGGGCTGATACCAACACCAGGAACTACGAGGGCCAGACACCAGTAGCTGTTTCTGTTAGCATGTCTGGGATCAGCCGGCCTTGTCTGGATTTCTTGCAGGAGGTCACTA GACAACCTCGGACTCTACAAGACTTGTGTCGAATAAAAATTCGTCACTGTATTGGCCTTCAAAGCTTGAAATTCTTGGAGGATCTACCAATTGCAAAGGTTATGAAAGACTATTTAAAACACAAGTTTGACAGTGTGTGA
- the asb7 gene encoding ankyrin repeat and SOCS box protein 7 isoform X1: MTKRSPSLQLVKRMLNHHCRRNPELHEELQIQAAVAAGDVCTVRRMLEQGYSPKIRDANGWTLLHFSAAKGKERCVRVFLEHGADPTVKDFIGGFTALHYAAMHGRARIARLMLESEFRSDIINAKSNDGWTPLHVAAHYGRDSFVRLLLEFRAEVDPLSDKGTTPLQLAIIRERSSCVRILLDHSANIDIQNGFLLRYAVIKGNHSYCRMFLQRGADTNLGRLEDGQTPLHLSALRDDVLCAQMLYTYGADTNTRNYEGQTPVAVSVSMSGISRPCLDFLQEVTRQPRTLQDLCRIKIRHCIGLQSLKFLEDLPIAKVMKDYLKHKFDSV, from the exons ATGACGAAGAGAAGCCCATCTCTTCAGTTGGTTAAaag GATGCTGAACCATCACTGCAGAAGGAACCCTGAGCTTCATGAGGAGCTGCAGATCCaggcagcagtggcagcagggGATGTCTGCACAGTCAGGAGAATGCTAGAACAAGGATACTCACCTAAGATCCGCGATGCCAATGGCTGGACACTGCTCCACTTCTCTGCTGCCAAAGGGAAAGAGAGATGTGTTCGAGTCTTTCTTGAACATGGAG CCGACCCTACAGTGAAGGACTTTATTGGTGGTTTCACAGCACTTCACTATGCTGCTATGCATGGCAGAGCACGCATTGCCCGACTGATGCTGGAGTCGGAGTTTCGTAGTGACATTATAAATGCCAAAAGCAATGATGGCTGGACACCGCTTCATGTGGCCGCCCACTACGGCCGAGACTCGTTTGTACGCCTCCTCCTTGAGTTCAGGGCCGAGGTGGACCCGTTGAGCGACAAAGGGACCACGCCATTACAGCTGGCCATCATCCGTGAGCGCTCCAGCTGCGTGCGGATCCTCCTGGACCACAGTGCCAACATTGACATTCAAAATGGCTTCCTGCTGCGATACGCCGTCATCAAAGGCAATCACTCATACTGCCGAATGTTCCTGCAGAGGGGAGCAGACACTAATCTTGGACGTCTTGAAGATGGCCAGACTCCTCTGCATCTGTCAGCCCTTAGGGATGACGTGCTATGTGCCCAGATGCTCTACACATACGGGGCTGATACCAACACCAGGAACTACGAGGGCCAGACACCAGTAGCTGTTTCTGTTAGCATGTCTGGGATCAGCCGGCCTTGTCTGGATTTCTTGCAGGAGGTCACTA GACAACCTCGGACTCTACAAGACTTGTGTCGAATAAAAATTCGTCACTGTATTGGCCTTCAAAGCTTGAAATTCTTGGAGGATCTACCAATTGCAAAGGTTATGAAAGACTATTTAAAACACAAGTTTGACAGTGTGTGA
- the asb7 gene encoding ankyrin repeat and SOCS box protein 7 isoform X3 yields MLNHHCRRNPELHEELQIQAAVAAGDVCTVRRMLEQGYSPKIRDANGWTLLHFSAAKGKERCVRVFLEHGADPTVKDFIGGFTALHYAAMHGRARIARLMLESEFRSDIINAKSNDGWTPLHVAAHYGRDSFVRLLLEFRAEVDPLSDKGTTPLQLAIIRERSSCVRILLDHSANIDIQNGFLLRYAVIKGNHSYCRMFLQRGADTNLGRLEDGQTPLHLSALRDDVLCAQMLYTYGADTNTRNYEGQTPVAVSVSMSGISRPCLDFLQEVTRQPRTLQDLCRIKIRHCIGLQSLKFLEDLPIAKVMKDYLKHKFDSV; encoded by the exons ATGCTGAACCATCACTGCAGAAGGAACCCTGAGCTTCATGAGGAGCTGCAGATCCaggcagcagtggcagcagggGATGTCTGCACAGTCAGGAGAATGCTAGAACAAGGATACTCACCTAAGATCCGCGATGCCAATGGCTGGACACTGCTCCACTTCTCTGCTGCCAAAGGGAAAGAGAGATGTGTTCGAGTCTTTCTTGAACATGGAG CCGACCCTACAGTGAAGGACTTTATTGGTGGTTTCACAGCACTTCACTATGCTGCTATGCATGGCAGAGCACGCATTGCCCGACTGATGCTGGAGTCGGAGTTTCGTAGTGACATTATAAATGCCAAAAGCAATGATGGCTGGACACCGCTTCATGTGGCCGCCCACTACGGCCGAGACTCGTTTGTACGCCTCCTCCTTGAGTTCAGGGCCGAGGTGGACCCGTTGAGCGACAAAGGGACCACGCCATTACAGCTGGCCATCATCCGTGAGCGCTCCAGCTGCGTGCGGATCCTCCTGGACCACAGTGCCAACATTGACATTCAAAATGGCTTCCTGCTGCGATACGCCGTCATCAAAGGCAATCACTCATACTGCCGAATGTTCCTGCAGAGGGGAGCAGACACTAATCTTGGACGTCTTGAAGATGGCCAGACTCCTCTGCATCTGTCAGCCCTTAGGGATGACGTGCTATGTGCCCAGATGCTCTACACATACGGGGCTGATACCAACACCAGGAACTACGAGGGCCAGACACCAGTAGCTGTTTCTGTTAGCATGTCTGGGATCAGCCGGCCTTGTCTGGATTTCTTGCAGGAGGTCACTA GACAACCTCGGACTCTACAAGACTTGTGTCGAATAAAAATTCGTCACTGTATTGGCCTTCAAAGCTTGAAATTCTTGGAGGATCTACCAATTGCAAAGGTTATGAAAGACTATTTAAAACACAAGTTTGACAGTGTGTGA